The Leptospiraceae bacterium genome includes the window TGTCTTGTCAAATTCTACAATTTTTTCATTTAGAAAAAATTTCCTTTTTTAGACGTTTTTCACAAAAGAGTCTTTGGATCGTCTTATAAAAACTAAAAAAAGAGAGACATAAAGAGTAAAAAATATTTGACTAAAATTTTATAAAAATATCATAAGGGGTATGGTATATGATATGGATGAGAAAAAAGCTTTAATAAATCGCTTGAGTAGAATTGAAGGACAAATCGCTGCAATCAAAAGAGATCTAATGACTGAAAAGAAAGATTGCGAAAAAACTCTCCACCTCTTAAAAGCAGCAAATCATGCCATGAAAAAATTTGGAGAAGCCTATATTTCTCACCATATTGATGTTTGTATCAGGTCAGGCTCAAATAAAAAAGAAGTAGAGAACGACATTCGTAAAGCAATAACCGCAGCATTCTCGTTTTAAAAAATTTTGAGAAATTATTTTTGAATTAATAAAGCCCTTTCTTTCATTGTTAGGCTTTTTAATTTTTCTATTTCAATGTGAAACTTTTTAAAATCCTTTCCACACCGATGAAAGACATCTCTAAAATACCTTCCACCGGAATTGTATCTTAGATAACCTATAAAATCTTCATTATTGAATTTTCTTTCTAAAAATTTTTTCCTATTCATTTCCGAAAATGAAATATTGTCTAAGATAGATTTTTTAAACTCTTCAATAAGAATATTTTTTTGTTGAAGTTTCTCTGCATCGGAAATATTTTTATCATACATTTCATTCAATTGATTTGCAGTTTTTTTTACTAACTCGGAGAATATTTTATTTTCAGATTTTCTCTTTTCGTTTTCTTTTAGTATCTCCTCTTTATTCAAAGAAGTAAAAAAAATTTTCAACCCTTCCTCTTCTACAAAACTTGCATAAGACTCATTAAACACACCATCTCCGTTTATGTAAATTGTAGAGTGTGCCATCTCGTGAAAAATAAGACCCGCTAAATAAAATTCATCTGTCTTTAATTGAGTAGAGAAAATCGGATCGGAAAACCAACCGAGTGTAGAATACCCTCCGGTGATTCTAATTTTCGTATCAAAACCTTTTTCTATTAAAATTTTTTCTTCTTCCTTCGCTTTTTCCAAATCAAAAAAACCTTTATAGGGCACACTCCCTACAATCGGAAACCACCATTGATACGATTCTAATTTCAAAGGGTAAGATGCACTTACATTCCAGCCAATTTCATCTCGATCTAAATGTATGTAATATACAAACCCTCCCTTTGGATTTAAGCCCAATTTTTCTATTGCAAAAATTCTAGTTTGTGTTACGAAATCTAATTTTTCTTTTATTTGGAGGTCTTTTGTTTCATGTATGACATTTTCGATTTTTTCTTTTTTGAGTACGATCCGAATTTGTTCCTTCCCTACGTGGTACAAATAAGGGATACAAGTTTGAAATATAATTGAAAACACGATAATTGCAATAATTCGATAAGGTACGGCTGAATAAAAAAATTTTTTCTTTTTCATATATTGTCTATTGTTTCGTTCTTTCCAAATAGTAAATTCTCTTTCCTTCTCTGATTTTCATACTTTCAAATTTGGATACAGGAAATATTTTTCTTGAAAATGAATATTCTTCCGTAAAAGAAAATTTCTGGTTCATTTTTCTAAATATCGATATGACTTGCCTTGCGTAAGGGCCATAGTCTGTAGCAAATTGAAATTTACCGTTAGGCTTTAAAATACTCCAAATCAAATTTAAGAAATCTTCGGAGATCGTTCTATTTTTTTTGTGCTTTTTTTTGGGCCATGGATCTGGAAAATTTAGAATTATCCAATCAAACGTTAAAGGAGAGAATATTTCCTTTAGAAACCAATTAAAATTCACAGAAATAATTCTAATATTGATTAAATTTTTTTGTTGTATCTTACGAAGTGTATTTTGAATTCTATCCTTTTTCTTTTCCATTAAAACAAAACCGATGTTCGGATTTTCAAGTGCGAGGCGAATTGCAACTTCTCCCCAACCTGAGCCTAACTCTAAACAATACGATTGAATTTCACCAGAAAAATATTTTTTTATATCGCAAGGAGTTTTCCATTCAGGAACAATTAAAAATTCTGAAATCAAGGGAGGTTTTGCCGCTATAGACCATAGTTTTTTTTGCAATTGAATATTCAGTAATGATTTGTCTTGTGACTTTGCCAAAGTGTACCTGATTTTTTTTAATTAAGTATCAAGTTTTCAAATTAGTTTGAAAAGTCTATTTTCTTTCTATTTTTACCAAGGTCTCAAAATAGTGGGTTCTCGGAAAAAAATCAAACAGAGAAATATCGGTAATTTTATACCCCAATTGAAAAAAAAATTTTAGGTCTCTTGCAAGGGTAACATAATTACAACTCGAATAAATCAAAAGTTCTGGTTTGCATTTTTCAAATAATCGAAAAATTTCTCTTCCTAAACCGTTTCTGGGTGGGTTGACAATCCAGTGTTTTGCAGAAAAATTTTCTACATTATTTTGAGAAGAGTATAGATCGCTTTGGATAAATTTTAGATTTTTCTTTTCATTTCGTATCGAATTTTTCTTGGAAAACTCAATAGATTTTTTATCTATTTCCATGCAAGTAGATTTTAAAATTAAATCAGAAATTGAAATAGAAATCAAACCACACCCTGAAAAAAGCTCTACGAATTCTACTTTTGTTTTTGGAAGAAGAGATCGGATTTCTTTGATCCAATTGGAAATCAAAAATCTATTCACTTGAAAAAACCCGTTTATCGGAATTTCAAAAACATATTCTCCAATCCTAAGCATAGAAATTTTTTTAGAATAATCTACAACACCTGTTTCGCTCAATCTTAGTTTGAACTCCTTAGAAAAAGTCGTATTTTTGGGATTTAAGATAAATGAATTTAACTCGTTTGATAAATTTTTGCAACCGTATTTTGGAAAATCTACTAAGGTGTTGGAGCCGGATTGAAAAAATCCGATTCTATTCCCTTGAGTTTTTAGCTGAACATTATTTCTGTAATTCTCAGATTCACTTGAAACTATTTTTATATCCTTTTTGTAATACAATTCCTTCCTGAGTAAATCTTCCTTCACCTTCAACTCTTCCAAATAACTTATGTGGCGAAATTGACAACCCCCACACTTTAAGAAAATTTCGCAGTCGTTGGAAACTCGTATCTCTGACGGAAAAACAACTTCTCTCACACTTAGGAGCTTCAACTTTGAAGTATTTTTTACTAATTCACACTTAACCTCTTCGTTTGGGATGGCACCTGCAATAAAATAGGTTTCTCCTTGGTAATAGCCTATACATAGACCGTTGTTCACCCATTTTTCGGCTTTGATTTTTATTAGCTCTGTCATGTAAATTTAACTGCAAAGTTCAACTTAAAAAAAATGGATACTCTTTCATATATGATTCTTTTAGGAAATCTGATTTGCCCACTTCTACAAAAACCCTTAAATAGAATTTTTCGTTGTTTACAAGTTGTCGATTTACAATATTTTTTCTATATGTTTGTTTGTAACAATAATTTTCGCAGGCGTATCTTTAAGATATCAATGTAGAAAACGTGCAAAACAAGAATAAAATTGAAAAATTCACAGAAATCAAAAGCGAATAGAAATATACTTGACAATATAGGGTATTTTTGTTATACAGTCATTACATTTTGGAGAGGTGGCTGAGTGGTCTAAAGCAGCGGTCTTGAAAACCGTCGTGTGAAAGCACCGTGGGTTCGAATCCTACCCTCTCCGATTGGAGACGTGCCTGAGTGGCCGAAAGGAGCAGTTTGCTAAACTGTCGTATGGGGTAACCTGTACCCAGGGTTCGAATCCCTGCGTCTCCGAAATTTGGGATTCGAAAATATTTTCTTTTTTATGAAAAATGAATTGCCCTTCCGATAAATTTCTATATAGTTACCTAAGCAAACAAATTTAAAAAGAAATTACTTATGTCATCAGGAAAATTTTCAGTCAGCGATGTAGTGAAGTCCATAGAAAAAGCTCGGGATCACGTTAAAGGTGACGAGTCTCCGGAAATTTACGCAGCACTTGCCTATATCCCATTCATTGGATGGATTTTACCATTTGCTTTTCGTAAGCATCAAAAATTGTGCGACTTTCACGCCACTCAAGCCTTTAAGCTAAACCTTGGAATAGCAGCGATTATGTGCATAGTATGGATTTTAAAATACTTCCCTATCATTAGTTGGATTCTGACTGCAATAAAATTCAATCCGATTGTGACAGATTTTTTAAATTATTTGGCATGGGTTGTTTTGATTGCGTTTAGTGCAATGGGAGCAATCAAAGCCTATAAAAAAGAAATGTATGAATTGCCTCTTATAGCTGAGGTTGAGGAGAAAATTAAGGAAATATCACGTGCTTCAAAAAATAAATGATTTGACTCACCAAATCAAATCAACCGATTCGGAAAGGCTTCTGAATTACATTGCCTTACTGCCGCTTTTCTTTAATTGGCTGATCATTTTTTCCATGAAAGGAATATCTGAAAATTGTAAGAAATCCTGTTTAAGATCCGGTGTATTTTCTTCTATATTTTTTATATTGTTGCTAATTAGTTTTCTTTTTTCTTTAGTGCCTATAGTCGGTCCATACATCGGAAGTGCAATACATACAGCTGCAGTTTTACTATACCTTGGTTTATCCGGGTTTTTTATTTATGCAGTAAAAAAAGAAAAAAACGTAAAAATTCATTATATTGATAAGTTTGTTTATAAATTAGAAGAGATACTGCAATAAACAAGCGCCCATAGCTCAACTGGATAGAGCATTTGACTACGGATCAAAAGGTTAGGGGTTCAAATCCCTTTGGGCGCATAATTTTTCAAAAAAGGGAACTACAATTTTAAGGTTGGCACACAAAAAATTATCCGAATACGGGCATTTTACAAAATTTAGAATATTATGGAAGAAGTATTTCTAAAAAAATTTTTTCACAGGTATCCACACGTTTTAGAAGAGATTCCTTCTTTTACTCAGATTTACGATAAGGATGAATTGATTGCAGAAAAATTCAATTCTACGGTGGCAGAAAAAAGTTTTATACAGCATAGTGAAATTTTAGCGATTCAAGAAGCCAATTCTATAAAAACGTATTTTGAAAATGCAACTCTTCTTACAACTCTTGAGCCTTGTATTATGTGTGCGGGTGCAATCATTAAGTCAAGAATTCAAACAGTGATTTATTTCGTTGAAGCTACAAAATATGAAGGTATCTCGTCCTTGCAGCCAGAGTTTATTTACAACCTAAACTTTTTTCCAAAGATTATTTATAATAAAAATGCGAAGATTCAAGAAATATTTAAAAGTTTTTTTTTAGCCAAAAGATAGTTTTCAGTTGACTGTAGTCGGTGAATATTTTTCATTCTAAGCTGGTAGGGAGAAGTGTCAGAGTGGTCTAATGTGCACGCTTGGAAAGCGTGTGTGCCAAAAGCACCCCGGGTTCGAATCCCGGCTTCTCCGATAGAAAAATTCTATGACTGAACCTCACTTAGTATTATCTCGAAAATATCGCCCTCAAAAATTTAGCGAAGTGATTTATCAAGATGTAGCCGTGAATGCACTTCAAAATGCTCTGAAATCAGGGAGAGTCGGGCATGCCTATATATTTTTTGGACCGAGAGGAGTCGGGAAAACTACAATTGCAAGAATCTTGGCAAAAAGGGTTAATTGTGATTCTCCTGTCGATAACGAGCCTTGCAACCAATGTACCTCATGTGTCGAAATCACTAAAGGTATTACAAACGATGTTTTAGAAATAGATGCTGCGAGCCACAGAGGAATTGACTATATTCTCCAACTTCGCGAAAATGTAAAATTTTCTGCAATGGGAGGGAAGTATAAAATCTATATTATAGACGAAGTTCACATGTTGACTGACGTATCTTTTAATGCTCTACTGAAAACTTTGGAAGAGCCTCCACCTCATGTAATATTTATCATGGCCACTACCGAATACCACAAGATTCCTAAAACCATTCTTTCGAGATGTCAGGATTTTGTATTCAAAAAAGTACCATTGGTTCATCTTCAGGCATTTATAGAAAAAATTTGTAAGTTAGAAAATTATGAATATGATTCGGAAGGTATTTTTTGGATTGCAAAAAAGGGAGATGGCTCTGTAAGAGACGCTCTTTCTTTTATGGAGCAAGTCATAACTTATTCTGATTCCAAAATTTTCGGAAAAATTTTGCGAGATCTAATCGGATATCATGGAATTGAAACCCATGAAAAATTTTTGAACAATATTCTAAATAGCGATAATTATGCAGATGCGATCACCACAATTCAAAATCTTTTTCAGGAAGGAGAAGATTTGCAGAAATTTCTTTGGGATTTTCTTGAATTTGTACATATTATCGTTCTCACAAAAGAAAATCTGGGGGATAGAGAAAATATCGATTTTCCTATAGAAGACGTACAAAAGATCAAAGATAAATTTCACCAAATACCAATGGAAGTAGTTATTTTGATTTCTGAAAGAATCTATGGTCTTTTTGAAAAAATTAATTTGCTTAGGCTTAGAAACTCCTATGAAATCAAAATATTTATAGAAATTCAAATACGGAAATTAATTTTTGATTTAGCAAAACCAACTGTATCCGGTGTTGTAGAAAAAATTTCTGAATTGACAAAGCTATTATCGACTGAAGGAGATTTTATTTCCAGTTCGATAACTCAACCCAAAAAAGAAAATCCAAAACCTTCTTCAGTAGAAGATGTTGAATCTCTACTAAAAGAAAAATTTTCAGCAACTGATGTGGATGCAAATAAATTACCAAAATTGGAGTAGATATGAGCGAAGGGAATTTAAAATTTACGGAAATTTTCGCGAAAGTAAGCGAAATGAAAAAGCAAATGGAAGAAGTACAAGGCAGAGTTTCTAAGTTAAGGATTACTTCTACCGCCGGAGCCGGAATGGTAAATGTCACTATAAGTGGAGACGGAGTAATTAAAAACATCGAAATCAACAAAGGCCTATTTGAAGGTGAAGATGTGAAAATGCTGGAAGACTTGATTCTTTCTGCGGTAAATGACGCTTATAAAAAATCTAAGGAAGCAACTGAGCACGAACTAAAATCAATTACAGGCGGTCTTGGGAATCTACCGGATTTTTTAAAACCATTCGGAGGTTTTAATGGTTGATGAGGCATTTCAAAATTTAATTGAAGCCTTTGTATCTCTTCCAGGAATCGGGAAAAAAAGTGCCTATAGAATTGCATTTCATATACTTCGCCAAGATGCTAATGAATTTGACTCGTTCATAAAAAACATTCAAGAAGCAAAAAAAAATCTGAAGTTCTGCACAGTGTGCGGCGCTATATCTCAAAACGAGATATGCTCTATTTGTACTTCTTCAAATCGAAATATAGGTATAGTTTGTGTTGTAGAAGAGCCGGAAGATATTTTCTTTATTGAAAATACGGGTGAGTTTCGGGGGAAATACCATGTATTGAATGGGGCTATTTCACCGTTAGACGGAATAGGACCCGATGAGATTAGAATTAAAGAGTTGTTGAATCGTGTTCAAAATGAAAATTTGAATGAGATTCTAATGGCGACCAATCCTACTTTGGAAGGGGATGCAACTGCGACCTATATCGCAAGTTTACTGAAAAATTCTTCTATAAAAATTACTCGCATAGCTCATGGAGTTGCAGTCGGTAGCAATATCGAATATGCTGATCAATACACTCTGGGAAAAGCAATCCGATCCAGACTAACCCTTTAAAATTTATGCTCTAAGGTAAAAAAGGCCTCATAGATTTTTTTACCATAAGGCGCATCAAATAAAACTTTCAGTCCATCTCCGGCAATAAATACGCCCGATCTAAATAGCAATTGTAAATCTCTAAACATGTTCCATCTAATATTAAAATTGTATTCGTGTCCCATATAGTTACTCGTTTTTTTCCCCGCGTCTAAATTGAATTCACGATTGTTTTCGATTTCGGGAGATTTGCTCGAATAGAGTCTATAATAACCGAACGTTAGTTGCAGAGGACCATAAACCAATATATTAGAAAATGCTCCGTATTCAATTAATCCACTCATGGATTTCCCTGAAAATAAAGCGTAACCTCCAGTGAAGTCGATTCCTATATTGGAGATAGCGAAGCCCGGAGAAAGAGTTCTGTAGCCGTTACCTTTATTTGCAGATAGAACCCCGTCTTTTTCATAACCAGGTCTTCCTGTAGTTCCAATACCAACTAACCCCAATGTGATTTTATCTGTATAATTATAATTCAATTGAAAATCAAAAAGTGCTCCTTTGATTTTGTGCCTGTCGTATTTTTCGTAAACTTCAGTTCCTGAACTGATACGGTAAGGGTTAGAAGTTTTTAGCGTTCCTGTGTTGAATATCCCGTGGATAGAAAAGCTAAGCCGTGTAAATGTAAATTCATTGAACAAGCCGTGCCAGAATAAATTGCCGGTTTCTTTAGCAGGGTCAGTTCGATCCGTATCGTTTAAGAGATACGAGTAAATTTCATTTTTAATATTTCTTACCGGGTTGAGTTTTAATTTTATGAAATAGATATTTGTATTCACATAATTTTTTGTATTGAATCCATTCCCATCCGGGTAGGGGATGCTTCTGTCTCTGGCGCGAATCCAACCTCCTTCAAAAGTTGCATTCTTGTTACGAAGGTCTTTTGTAATTTGAACACCGGCTCCATTGGTGTATAGCACTCTACCTTGTGCAGAAGAAAATAACTGAATTCCTGTCCTGATGTTGAAACTTTGTGAAGGTAGTTTAAAATTAATATATAAAAAGTTTGTCTGGACGTTAGTTCCGGAGGATTGACCCATTTCTCCTCCACTCCCCGGCCCAGTTGTATAAGGATCATTTTTTGTAGGAGAAATTCCCTTCCCTCCAAACGGAATATCCCCTACCTGCATCCCCCAAAGTCCATCTAAATATTTTGATGTGATAAAATTCAAATTTAAGAGGACTCTGGTGTCGT containing:
- a CDS encoding metal-sensitive transcriptional regulator, which codes for MDEKKALINRLSRIEGQIAAIKRDLMTEKKDCEKTLHLLKAANHAMKKFGEAYISHHIDVCIRSGSNKKEVENDIRKAITAAFSF
- a CDS encoding aminopeptidase; the encoded protein is MFSIIFQTCIPYLYHVGKEQIRIVLKKEKIENVIHETKDLQIKEKLDFVTQTRIFAIEKLGLNPKGGFVYYIHLDRDEIGWNVSASYPLKLESYQWWFPIVGSVPYKGFFDLEKAKEEEKILIEKGFDTKIRITGGYSTLGWFSDPIFSTQLKTDEFYLAGLIFHEMAHSTIYINGDGVFNESYASFVEEEGLKIFFTSLNKEEILKENEKRKSENKIFSELVKKTANQLNEMYDKNISDAEKLQQKNILIEEFKKSILDNISFSEMNRKKFLERKFNNEDFIGYLRYNSGGRYFRDVFHRCGKDFKKFHIEIEKLKSLTMKERALLIQK
- a CDS encoding methyltransferase domain-containing protein, with the translated sequence MNIQLQKKLWSIAAKPPLISEFLIVPEWKTPCDIKKYFSGEIQSYCLELGSGWGEVAIRLALENPNIGFVLMEKKKDRIQNTLRKIQQKNLINIRIISVNFNWFLKEIFSPLTFDWIILNFPDPWPKKKHKKNRTISEDFLNLIWSILKPNGKFQFATDYGPYARQVISIFRKMNQKFSFTEEYSFSRKIFPVSKFESMKIREGKRIYYLERTKQ
- a CDS encoding class I SAM-dependent RNA methyltransferase, which produces MTELIKIKAEKWVNNGLCIGYYQGETYFIAGAIPNEEVKCELVKNTSKLKLLSVREVVFPSEIRVSNDCEIFLKCGGCQFRHISYLEELKVKEDLLRKELYYKKDIKIVSSESENYRNNVQLKTQGNRIGFFQSGSNTLVDFPKYGCKNLSNELNSFILNPKNTTFSKEFKLRLSETGVVDYSKKISMLRIGEYVFEIPINGFFQVNRFLISNWIKEIRSLLPKTKVEFVELFSGCGLISISISDLILKSTCMEIDKKSIEFSKKNSIRNEKKNLKFIQSDLYSSQNNVENFSAKHWIVNPPRNGLGREIFRLFEKCKPELLIYSSCNYVTLARDLKFFFQLGYKITDISLFDFFPRTHYFETLVKIERK
- a CDS encoding DUF4870 domain-containing protein, which produces MSSGKFSVSDVVKSIEKARDHVKGDESPEIYAALAYIPFIGWILPFAFRKHQKLCDFHATQAFKLNLGIAAIMCIVWILKYFPIISWILTAIKFNPIVTDFLNYLAWVVLIAFSAMGAIKAYKKEMYELPLIAEVEEKIKEISRASKNK
- a CDS encoding nucleoside deaminase, yielding MEEVFLKKFFHRYPHVLEEIPSFTQIYDKDELIAEKFNSTVAEKSFIQHSEILAIQEANSIKTYFENATLLTTLEPCIMCAGAIIKSRIQTVIYFVEATKYEGISSLQPEFIYNLNFFPKIIYNKNAKIQEIFKSFFLAKR
- the dnaX gene encoding DNA polymerase III subunit gamma/tau, giving the protein MTEPHLVLSRKYRPQKFSEVIYQDVAVNALQNALKSGRVGHAYIFFGPRGVGKTTIARILAKRVNCDSPVDNEPCNQCTSCVEITKGITNDVLEIDAASHRGIDYILQLRENVKFSAMGGKYKIYIIDEVHMLTDVSFNALLKTLEEPPPHVIFIMATTEYHKIPKTILSRCQDFVFKKVPLVHLQAFIEKICKLENYEYDSEGIFWIAKKGDGSVRDALSFMEQVITYSDSKIFGKILRDLIGYHGIETHEKFLNNILNSDNYADAITTIQNLFQEGEDLQKFLWDFLEFVHIIVLTKENLGDRENIDFPIEDVQKIKDKFHQIPMEVVILISERIYGLFEKINLLRLRNSYEIKIFIEIQIRKLIFDLAKPTVSGVVEKISELTKLLSTEGDFISSSITQPKKENPKPSSVEDVESLLKEKFSATDVDANKLPKLE
- a CDS encoding YbaB/EbfC family nucleoid-associated protein; this encodes MSEGNLKFTEIFAKVSEMKKQMEEVQGRVSKLRITSTAGAGMVNVTISGDGVIKNIEINKGLFEGEDVKMLEDLILSAVNDAYKKSKEATEHELKSITGGLGNLPDFLKPFGGFNG
- the recR gene encoding recombination protein RecR, whose product is MVDEAFQNLIEAFVSLPGIGKKSAYRIAFHILRQDANEFDSFIKNIQEAKKNLKFCTVCGAISQNEICSICTSSNRNIGIVCVVEEPEDIFFIENTGEFRGKYHVLNGAISPLDGIGPDEIRIKELLNRVQNENLNEILMATNPTLEGDATATYIASLLKNSSIKITRIAHGVAVGSNIEYADQYTLGKAIRSRLTL